A window from Heteronotia binoei isolate CCM8104 ecotype False Entrance Well chromosome 15, APGP_CSIRO_Hbin_v1, whole genome shotgun sequence encodes these proteins:
- the LOC132583461 gene encoding olfactory receptor 6N1-like, with protein MDISNHTRVNEFIITGFPSLQNIRVPLLVLVSIMYTLSLMGNVAIVFITRYEPSLHTPMYFFLGNFSFLEICFTSVTVPTMLVDLMRKKNIVSFNNCLAQIYFFHGLGGVECLLLAAMAYDRYVAIRSPLRYNTIMNSTVYIQLAAWCWIIGLILPLIPVILISQLNYCGSNVVDHFFCDILPLLRLVCNRTQLNEMLSFFICSFILVGSFTITIISYVAIIITVLGIPSSAGCKKAFSTFASHLTVVGIFYGTMMFIYVRPTRNLSFNMDQLVAVFYCLVTPVLNPVIYSLRNKDVKTALKKVIFAKRETSMAKCSMEG; from the coding sequence ATGGATATTTCAAACCATACAAGAGTGAATGAATTTATTATCACAGGGTTTCCCAGTCTGCAAAATATAAGAGTACCATTACTTGTTCTGGTCTCAATAATGTACACACTATCACTAATGGGGAATGTTGCCATAGTCTTTATCACCAGATATGAACCCTCTCTCCATACACCCATGTACTTCTTTCTGGGCAACTTTTCCTTTCTGGAGATTTGTTTTACCTCAGTCACAGTCCCAACAATGCTGGTTGACCTCATGAGGAAAAAGAATATTGTATCCTTCAACAATTGCCTTGCCCAGATATATTTTTTCCATGGTCTTGGTGGTGTTGAATGCCTGCTTTTAGCTGCTATGGCATATGATAGGTATGTGGCTATACGATCCCCTCTGAGATATAACACCATTATGAATAGCACTGTTTATATTCAACTTGCTGCCTGGTGCTGGATCATTGGTTTGATCCTACCATTAATACCAGTGATCCTTATCTCTCAGCTCAACTACTGTGGCAGCAATGTGGTGGATCACTTCTTTTGTGACATCTTGCCTTTGTTGAGGCTGGTCTGCAATAGGACCCAACTGAATGAAATGCTGAGTTTCTTTATCTGTTCATTTATCCTTGTTGGCTCTTTCACAATAACTATAATTTCATATGTTGCCATCATTATCACAGTTCTAGGCATCCCTTCTTCAGCCGGATGCAAAAAGGCCTTCTCCACTTTTGCCTCCCATTTGACGGTGGTTGGTATCTTCTATGGAACAATGATGTTCATATATGTCAGACCTACCCGAAACCTTTCCTTCAATATGGATCAGTTAGTCGCTGTGTTCTACTGTTTGGTTACACCAGTTTTAAATCCTGTAATTTACAGCCTCAGGAACAAGGACGTGAAAACAGCCCTTAAGAAAGTTATTTTTGCAAAGAGGGAAACTTCAATGGCAAAGTGTTCTATGGAAGGCTGA